The following are from one region of the Bacteroidia bacterium genome:
- a CDS encoding DUF3109 family protein yields the protein MIQIEDKIVSLDIFEKYFMCDVTACKGACCVAGDSGAPLEPDEILAIEEALTSIYCFMPEKSITNVEKNGVAILDSEGDLTTPLNNGKECAFTIFINGIANCAIEKSWEKGTCKLQKPVSCHLYPIRIKKYSTFSAVNYDNWDICKQALTKGEKEGVPLYKFAKTALIRKYGEDWYNQLCIAAEFVTKNNIK from the coding sequence ATGATTCAAATTGAAGATAAAATAGTAAGTCTGGATATTTTTGAAAAATATTTTATGTGCGATGTTACGGCATGCAAAGGTGCTTGTTGCGTTGCAGGCGATTCTGGTGCTCCGCTCGAGCCTGATGAAATACTTGCTATTGAAGAAGCATTAACCTCTATATATTGTTTTATGCCAGAAAAATCAATAACAAATGTTGAAAAAAATGGCGTGGCAATACTTGATTCTGAAGGAGATCTTACAACACCTCTCAATAATGGTAAAGAATGTGCTTTTACTATTTTTATAAATGGCATTGCAAACTGTGCTATAGAAAAAAGCTGGGAAAAAGGAACCTGCAAACTTCAAAAACCTGTTTCGTGCCACCTTTATCCGATAAGAATTAAAAAATATTCAACTTTTTCAGCAGTTAATTATGATAATTGGGATATTTGTAAACAGGCTTTAACAAAAGGAGAAAAAGAGGGAGTTCCATTATATAAATTTGCAAAAACTGCATTAATTAGAAAGTATGGCGAAGATTGGTATAACCAACTTTGCATTGCAGCAGAATTTGTAACAAAAAACAATATTAAATAA